Proteins found in one Mucilaginibacter gracilis genomic segment:
- a CDS encoding FecR family protein, whose product MAIDEEFLRKIVQYLDNTENAEARNEIELLVEQSKGNKVVYDQIISIWNKFPELKKLEYINSDEAVSKIELKLAELETAHVKPAAPQTAFSLLFKWAAAAAAVLLVGFFAYISYNRFEKTTFFVKNTGNVADSVTLADGSIIYMDSLSAIKYPTVFKDKTREITLVQGRAFFKIHRDTLHPFVIKINHSSVTVLGTSFNIDTRNKAIALKVSTGHVKFQPNANNPDGAILHAGTGIIYNEVTGAEQLLYSVGANNQSWFTHELVFVDASLTEVCKQLEEYYKVKIVLKGNTTAFEKLNANFKESKLTSVLEVLHDTYPIKIKQLGDGSYNIQSTHK is encoded by the coding sequence ATGGCTATTGACGAAGAATTTTTAAGAAAAATAGTACAATATCTGGATAATACCGAGAATGCCGAGGCTCGTAATGAAATAGAATTACTTGTTGAGCAATCAAAAGGCAATAAAGTTGTTTACGATCAGATTATTTCTATTTGGAACAAATTTCCTGAACTAAAAAAGCTGGAGTACATTAACAGCGACGAAGCGGTTTCAAAAATTGAACTGAAACTGGCCGAGTTGGAAACTGCTCATGTTAAACCGGCTGCACCTCAAACAGCATTTAGTTTATTATTTAAGTGGGCCGCAGCCGCAGCCGCTGTTTTATTGGTTGGTTTTTTTGCCTATATAAGCTACAACCGGTTTGAAAAAACAACCTTTTTTGTAAAAAATACTGGTAACGTAGCAGACTCTGTAACGCTTGCCGACGGGAGTATTATATACATGGATAGTTTAAGTGCAATTAAATATCCAACTGTATTTAAAGATAAAACACGCGAAATAACCTTGGTACAAGGGCGGGCATTTTTTAAGATACACCGGGATACGCTTCACCCTTTTGTAATCAAAATCAATCACTCCAGCGTAACGGTGTTGGGTACATCGTTTAATATAGATACTCGTAACAAGGCAATTGCATTAAAGGTTAGCACGGGCCACGTTAAATTTCAGCCTAACGCCAACAACCCCGATGGTGCAATTTTACACGCTGGTACAGGTATTATTTACAACGAGGTTACCGGTGCCGAGCAGTTGCTTTACTCGGTTGGGGCCAACAACCAATCGTGGTTTACCCATGAACTTGTTTTTGTTGACGCTTCGTTAACCGAAGTATGTAAACAACTGGAAGAATACTATAAAGTGAAAATAGTATTAAAAGGTAATACTACGGCTTTTGAAAAGTTGAATGCAAATTTTAAAGAAAGCAAACTGACAAGTGTGCTCGAAGTACTGCACGATACTTATCCAATAAAAATTAAACAACTGGGTGATGGTTCATACAACATACAAAGCACCCACAAATAA
- a CDS encoding RNA polymerase sigma-70 factor has protein sequence MNRVRTIDEQTDFRYLDGIRQGDHSSFTELYRKYFQGLVLASDKYVKEIDVAKEIVQDVFLKMWEHAFELDHVVSLKSYLYRTVINASLNHLKREKNINQHHLKIADEVTYDSIDDVQAEQELKILIFKEIENLPGQCKKVFKMSRFDGLKYREIAVLLEISEKTVENHMVRALKILREKLYDKDSKDNSYKLKIFHLLFASAPGLISLEKFI, from the coding sequence ATGAATAGAGTAAGAACGATTGATGAACAAACTGACTTTCGATACCTGGATGGTATTCGGCAGGGAGACCATTCGTCGTTTACCGAATTATATCGTAAATATTTCCAGGGATTGGTACTTGCATCAGATAAGTATGTTAAAGAAATTGATGTAGCTAAAGAAATAGTTCAGGATGTTTTTTTAAAAATGTGGGAACATGCTTTTGAGTTGGATCATGTTGTATCATTAAAATCATACCTGTACCGTACCGTAATTAATGCCTCATTAAATCACCTTAAACGCGAAAAAAACATTAATCAACATCACTTAAAAATAGCCGATGAGGTTACTTACGATTCGATAGACGATGTGCAGGCCGAGCAGGAACTAAAAATATTAATTTTTAAAGAAATTGAAAATTTACCCGGCCAGTGCAAAAAGGTATTCAAAATGAGCCGTTTTGATGGCTTGAAATATAGGGAAATAGCTGTTTTGTTAGAGATTTCTGAGAAAACGGTAGAAAACCACATGGTACGTGCCTTAAAAATACTCCGCGAAAAGCTATATGATAAGGATAGCAAGGATAATTCGTACAAACTCAAAATTTTCCATCTGTTATTTGCGTCTGCGCCTGGATTAATAAGCTTGGAGAAATTTATTTGA
- a CDS encoding endo-1,4-beta-xylanase, producing the protein MLNKTSLLFLLLFAAISPQASAQNAKAVKGLKDYYRNYFPIGVAVSVNSLSGQSADFILSQFNSLTPENAMKMGPIHPEENRYNWHDADSIVSFAQKNGLKVRGHNLCWHEQTPAWLFKDADGNQVTKAVLLQRLKNHITTVVNRYKGKIYAWDVVNEAIDDDSTKFLRNSTWYKICGEDFIIKAFEYAHEADPNAILFYNDYNTERPEKRERVYKLLKKLIDAHVPINAVGLQAHWSVYEPTPAELRTEIKRFASLGLKIQFTEVDVSIFPWEKQARALKPGEAGILTPELEKKQTEKYAEVFKIFREYKNVITGITFWNISDRYTWLDEYPVRGRKNFPLLFDQNQQPKKAYWSVVNF; encoded by the coding sequence ATGTTAAACAAAACAAGCCTGCTTTTTTTACTATTATTTGCAGCAATTTCGCCCCAGGCGTCGGCACAAAATGCAAAAGCCGTTAAGGGTCTTAAAGATTACTATCGCAATTATTTCCCTATTGGGGTAGCCGTTTCGGTAAACAGTTTAAGTGGCCAATCTGCCGATTTTATTTTATCGCAATTTAATAGCCTTACGCCCGAAAATGCCATGAAGATGGGACCAATACATCCCGAAGAAAACCGGTATAACTGGCATGATGCCGACTCTATTGTAAGCTTTGCACAAAAAAATGGTTTAAAAGTACGCGGCCATAACTTGTGCTGGCACGAGCAAACCCCGGCCTGGTTATTTAAAGATGCCGATGGCAACCAGGTTACCAAAGCGGTATTGTTACAGCGCTTAAAAAACCATATCACCACTGTAGTAAACCGCTACAAGGGCAAAATTTATGCCTGGGACGTGGTTAACGAAGCCATTGATGATGATAGCACTAAATTTTTGCGCAACTCAACCTGGTACAAAATATGTGGCGAAGACTTTATTATTAAAGCTTTTGAGTATGCCCACGAGGCCGACCCGAATGCCATATTGTTTTATAACGATTACAATACCGAACGGCCCGAAAAACGCGAACGCGTTTATAAGCTACTAAAAAAATTAATTGATGCACATGTACCCATTAATGCGGTTGGCTTGCAGGCACATTGGTCGGTTTACGAGCCTACGCCTGCCGAACTACGCACCGAAATTAAACGCTTTGCATCATTGGGTTTAAAAATACAATTTACCGAAGTAGACGTTTCTATTTTTCCCTGGGAAAAACAAGCCCGTGCTTTAAAACCCGGCGAGGCGGGTATACTAACGCCCGAGCTTGAAAAAAAACAAACCGAAAAATATGCCGAGGTATTTAAAATTTTCAGGGAATATAAAAACGTAATTACAGGCATAACCTTCTGGAATATTTCGGACAGGTACACCTGGCTGGATGAGTATCCCGTAAGAGGCCGAAAAAACTTCCCGCTTTTATTTGACCAAAACCAGCAACCCAAAAAGGCTTATTGGAGCGTAGTTAATTTTTAA
- a CDS encoding MBG domain-containing protein, with protein sequence MKKNLLQLVLILLFFVSAVKAQTFTSTPVTTALVGTQYNYSVFATDPSNQPLTFTAPTLPSWLTFSASGQTTPVAFGTTIPTEIGGVAGDASGNIYVASLTNSKIYKIAPDGTTSLLTSITTNVGYNYGLLVIGNYLYISYYNGNSGRITRLDLTNIAGGEELIYQSTTSGLLGMVEHNGFMYVAAYATFSILKVDLATAGFPVTTYYTNAALSRPFGLGFNAAGLLYIANYDNGTVYSWDGSTLKNIITGGGPYSDIKIDNAGYIYICSYGYGIKRYSPDFSSNTQINTTSGTWGMNITPTGALVYGAGTQAYKLQTGAVLSGTPAIANIGVHNVKITATNGTTSVDQSFTISVSGPPTITNFPDLNSNVGAAPITLTDPTSNSAGAFTYTSSNTAVATVSGNQVTIVGPGTATITATQAPNGLYITGSITATLTVANTVDPTLALGNISKTYGDAAFTLGATSNSSGAITYTSGNTAVATISGSTVTIVGQGTAVITANQAAATGFNAFSTTATLTVAKKALTIAASNATKVYGAVLPTLAVTYSGFVNGETSGVLTTQPTITTTGTASSAVGTYPITATGAVASNYTITYTAGSLTVTPAGLNITAVNQTKVYGAANPTLAVTYSGFVNGDDATKLTTQPTISTTATASSAVGTYPITATGAASANYSISYTAATLTVTQAPLVITANNISRNYGQPNPTLTVTYTGLVNGDTNASLSTQPTITTTATITSLPGTYPITASGAVGPNYSISYVAGTFRVIPLTNANLSNLTISNGILSPTFATGTFSYTTSVANSVSNVTVIPTADPTATVLVNGLPATNGGPFSVDLSVGNNTITVLVTAQDGTTKLTYTITLYRAVPPDAVFATNILTPNGDGKNDNWIIKDILLYPNNTVKVFDRAGRIVFAQHSYANTWDGTLSGSPLTEGTYYYAIDLGIFGAQPIKGYISILRKR encoded by the coding sequence ATGAAGAAAAATTTACTCCAGTTGGTGTTGATTTTGCTGTTTTTTGTTTCTGCTGTAAAAGCACAAACATTTACTTCAACACCCGTAACAACCGCGCTGGTTGGCACCCAGTATAATTATTCGGTATTTGCAACCGATCCGTCAAATCAACCTTTAACATTTACGGCGCCAACACTTCCGTCGTGGTTAACTTTTTCCGCAAGCGGGCAAACAACTCCTGTAGCTTTTGGAACGACTATACCTACGGAGATAGGCGGCGTGGCCGGAGATGCAAGTGGTAATATTTATGTGGCATCGTTAACTAATAGTAAAATCTATAAAATTGCACCAGACGGAACCACGTCTTTGCTAACTTCCATAACAACGAATGTTGGTTACAATTATGGATTGCTTGTTATAGGTAACTATTTGTATATCAGCTATTACAATGGGAATTCTGGCCGTATAACAAGGCTTGATCTTACAAATATAGCGGGAGGCGAAGAATTGATTTATCAAAGCACAACATCTGGTTTATTAGGAATGGTTGAGCATAATGGATTTATGTACGTGGCCGCTTACGCAACATTTTCGATTCTAAAGGTCGATCTGGCAACGGCAGGTTTTCCGGTAACTACCTATTATACAAACGCCGCTTTAAGCCGCCCGTTTGGTTTAGGATTTAATGCAGCAGGGCTTTTATACATAGCTAATTACGATAATGGCACAGTATATAGCTGGGATGGCAGTACCCTTAAAAATATTATTACCGGAGGGGGCCCATATTCAGACATTAAAATTGATAATGCCGGTTATATTTATATATGCAGCTATGGCTATGGGATCAAAAGATATTCTCCTGATTTTTCAAGTAATACGCAGATCAACACAACCAGTGGCACATGGGGTATGAATATAACGCCTACAGGTGCATTGGTATATGGTGCCGGAACGCAGGCATATAAACTTCAAACAGGGGCTGTATTATCGGGCACACCGGCAATTGCTAATATAGGTGTGCATAATGTAAAAATTACCGCCACTAACGGCACTACATCGGTTGATCAATCGTTTACAATTAGCGTGAGCGGGCCGCCCACTATCACTAATTTTCCCGACCTTAACAGTAATGTTGGCGCCGCGCCAATTACACTTACAGATCCTACCAGTAATAGTGCAGGTGCTTTTACTTACACCAGTAGCAATACGGCTGTAGCAACTGTTAGTGGTAACCAGGTAACAATAGTAGGGCCCGGCACAGCTACTATTACAGCAACGCAAGCCCCTAATGGTTTATATATTACAGGTAGCATAACTGCTACTTTAACGGTAGCTAATACAGTTGATCCAACGCTTGCCCTGGGTAATATTTCAAAAACTTATGGTGATGCAGCCTTTACCTTAGGCGCTACATCTAATAGTTCGGGTGCAATTACTTATACCAGTGGCAATACTGCGGTAGCAACAATTAGTGGCAGTACAGTTACTATAGTAGGACAAGGAACGGCAGTAATAACTGCTAACCAGGCTGCTGCTACAGGCTTTAACGCTTTTAGTACTACAGCTACACTTACAGTTGCTAAAAAAGCATTAACCATTGCAGCAAGTAATGCCACCAAAGTATACGGCGCGGTGTTGCCTACATTGGCAGTAACCTATAGCGGCTTTGTAAACGGCGAAACGAGCGGTGTATTAACCACGCAACCAACGATCACGACAACAGGAACCGCGAGTTCGGCAGTGGGCACGTACCCCATTACAGCCACGGGCGCTGTAGCTTCTAACTATACCATTACCTATACCGCAGGTAGCCTAACGGTAACACCGGCAGGCCTCAACATTACGGCGGTAAACCAAACCAAAGTATACGGCGCAGCCAACCCAACACTGGCAGTAACCTATAGCGGTTTTGTTAACGGCGACGACGCAACGAAACTCACCACCCAGCCAACCATCAGCACCACAGCAACGGCAAGTTCGGCAGTAGGTACATACCCCATAACAGCCACAGGCGCAGCCAGTGCAAACTATAGCATCAGCTATACAGCAGCTACGCTAACGGTAACGCAGGCACCCTTGGTGATTACGGCCAATAACATCAGCAGGAACTACGGTCAGCCAAACCCAACACTAACGGTAACATATACCGGCCTGGTGAATGGCGATACCAATGCAAGCCTCAGCACACAGCCAACAATTACCACTACAGCCACCATCACCTCGTTGCCCGGTACTTACCCTATTACGGCAAGCGGCGCAGTAGGTCCCAACTATAGCATCAGCTATGTAGCAGGTACATTCAGGGTAATCCCGTTAACGAATGCCAACCTGAGTAACCTCACGATCAGCAACGGCATCCTGTCGCCAACGTTTGCAACAGGCACGTTTAGCTATACCACATCGGTAGCCAACAGCGTGAGCAATGTAACAGTGATCCCGACGGCCGACCCAACCGCCACGGTTTTGGTGAACGGCCTGCCTGCAACCAACGGCGGACCCTTTTCAGTTGACCTGAGCGTAGGCAATAACACCATCACAGTACTGGTAACAGCACAGGACGGAACAACCAAACTGACCTATACCATAACACTGTACAGAGCAGTACCACCAGATGCGGTATTTGCGACCAACATCCTGACCCCTAACGGAGACGGCAAGAACGATAACTGGATCATTAAAGACATATTGCTGTACCCTAACAATACCGTAAAAGTATTTGACAGAGCAGGCCGTATCGTGTTTGCTCAGCATAGCTATGCCAATACCTGGGATGGTACCCTGAGCGGCTCACCGTTAACCGAAGGTACGTACTACTATGCCATAGACCTGGGCATCTTTGGCGCACAACCGATCAAAGGATACATCAGCATCCTGAGAAAGAGATAA
- a CDS encoding ISAs1 family transposase, whose translation MTTSLHNHFRWIPDPRTGNNKKHNLLEVIILSVLAVLCGAESWYEMEEFGKEKEDFLKQLLPLENGIPSHDTINRVFMLIDSALFEQCFRAWTAELSRGLEESGLSGEKELIAIDGKSICNSACKHQGLGALHLVSAWSGRNQLVLGQQKVDDKSNEITAIPALLSLLNIKGAVVSIDAMGTQKAIAEQIVESQGDYILALKQNQETLYEQVINQFNFKEDSYSQHLDKGHGRAEIRDCKVIHELNWVDEKENWKGIKTIIKITSERIIGDSHSIQDRYYISSLRADAAYFNQAIRAHWGIENQLHWQLDVGFGEDYNTTRNKQTAQNLAVVRKIALNILKADKTSKASLKAKRKMAGWNHKFLLSLIAKTNS comes from the coding sequence ATGACGACTTCACTTCACAATCATTTTAGATGGATACCTGATCCTCGTACAGGTAATAATAAGAAACACAATTTACTGGAAGTTATCATTTTGTCGGTATTGGCCGTTCTATGTGGTGCAGAAAGCTGGTACGAGATGGAAGAATTCGGGAAGGAGAAAGAAGATTTTTTAAAGCAGTTGCTGCCTCTTGAAAACGGCATACCCAGTCATGACACGATCAACCGGGTTTTTATGCTGATCGATTCGGCGCTTTTTGAACAGTGTTTTCGTGCCTGGACAGCGGAACTTAGCCGGGGTCTTGAGGAGTCGGGCCTGTCTGGCGAAAAGGAGTTGATCGCTATCGATGGAAAGAGCATCTGTAACAGCGCCTGCAAACACCAGGGGTTGGGGGCCTTGCATTTGGTAAGCGCCTGGTCGGGTCGTAACCAGTTGGTACTGGGGCAACAAAAAGTGGATGACAAGAGCAATGAGATTACGGCGATCCCAGCATTGTTATCGCTATTGAACATCAAAGGGGCGGTAGTAAGCATCGACGCAATGGGTACACAGAAAGCGATTGCTGAACAGATTGTCGAAAGCCAGGGCGATTATATCCTTGCTTTGAAACAGAACCAGGAAACACTTTATGAACAGGTAATCAATCAGTTCAACTTTAAAGAAGACAGTTACAGCCAGCACCTGGATAAGGGCCACGGGCGGGCGGAGATCAGAGACTGCAAAGTCATTCATGAACTTAACTGGGTTGACGAAAAGGAAAATTGGAAGGGAATAAAGACCATCATCAAAATAACCTCGGAAAGGATAATAGGTGACAGCCACTCCATACAAGACCGCTACTATATCTCCAGCCTCCGTGCTGATGCTGCCTATTTTAACCAAGCCATCCGCGCACATTGGGGCATTGAGAACCAATTGCACTGGCAGTTGGATGTCGGATTTGGCGAAGATTACAATACCACACGGAACAAACAGACCGCCCAAAACCTTGCCGTAGTCAGAAAGATAGCCCTAAATATCCTAAAAGCCGACAAAACCAGTAAGGCCAGCCTGAAAGCAAAAAGAAAAATGGCCGGGTGGAACCATAAATTTCTTCTTTCATTAATCGCTAAAACAAATTCCTAA
- a CDS encoding PorP/SprF family type IX secretion system membrane protein, translated as MRSQNIKALHLVIGVLCMLGATQGAKAQLTGFHSGYFQNEYLTNPAMAGMEKGLNLNLGYQQQWNTVPGGPKLQNATVDFGAGNNVGLGINLNADQAGLLSRTRVMGTFAYHLPISGDGDKLNFGLSLGITSNHLDYSKIVGDASDIQAANYNNRGAYVDGDFGLSYTNKALTLQGSLPNLKSIFSQAEGEDLEIDRATFFTAASYKITFDNPYNKLIVEPKVAYRGVKGFDNIFDGGVDLLMPTNHFDISTVYHTNKTITFGAGLDLPTMGLLFAYTNNTGAVSAYAPNTFELGIKFKLFK; from the coding sequence ATGAGATCACAAAATATAAAAGCACTGCACCTGGTAATAGGCGTACTGTGCATGCTTGGAGCAACACAGGGAGCCAAGGCACAGTTAACAGGCTTCCATTCGGGCTATTTCCAGAATGAGTACCTCACAAACCCTGCAATGGCAGGGATGGAAAAAGGCTTGAACCTGAACCTGGGCTACCAGCAACAGTGGAACACGGTACCCGGCGGCCCCAAGCTGCAGAATGCCACGGTAGACTTTGGCGCGGGCAACAACGTAGGGCTTGGTATTAACCTGAATGCCGACCAGGCAGGCTTACTATCCAGAACACGTGTGATGGGTACATTTGCCTACCATTTGCCCATTAGCGGCGATGGTGATAAGCTGAACTTCGGCTTATCCTTAGGCATCACGAGCAACCATCTGGACTATAGCAAAATAGTAGGCGATGCCAGCGACATCCAGGCAGCCAACTATAACAACAGAGGCGCATATGTAGACGGCGACTTCGGCCTATCATACACCAACAAGGCACTCACCCTGCAAGGTTCGTTACCAAACCTGAAGAGCATCTTCTCACAGGCCGAGGGCGAAGATTTAGAGATAGACCGTGCAACGTTTTTCACGGCAGCAAGCTACAAAATCACGTTCGACAACCCGTACAACAAACTGATTGTAGAACCCAAGGTAGCCTACCGGGGCGTTAAAGGTTTCGATAATATTTTTGATGGCGGAGTAGACCTTTTGATGCCAACCAACCACTTCGACATCTCCACAGTATACCACACCAACAAAACCATCACCTTCGGTGCCGGGCTTGACCTGCCTACCATGGGCCTGCTATTTGCCTACACCAACAACACCGGTGCGGTGAGTGCCTATGCACCCAACACTTTTGAACTGGGTATTAAATTTAAGCTGTTTAAATAA
- a CDS encoding glycosyl hydrolase 115 family protein, which yields MRNLLNRFYLLTALFVLFIGKASAINSAPYVAFYPGKGYFPLSVNGNAATIYSSPGDYAGVQIALKNLQTDIASVTNIKPGLVSGNVLPGNQVVLVGTIGKSELIDGLIKNKKLDVNGISGKWETFIIQTVQNPMPGVSQALVIAGSDKRGTIFGIYDLSGQIGVSPWYYWADVPVKQHNALYIIPGRYSMGTPAVKYRGIFINDEAPAFSGWTKDKFGGMNHLAYQKVFELILRLKGNYLWPAMWGNAFNDDDKMNPVMADEYGVVMGTSHHEPMDRAQQEWKRYGKGDWNYDNNADVLKDFWRKGIQNMGDKETIVTIGMRGDGDMAMTEGSNVALLEKIVKDQRQILSEETKKDASQTPQLWALYKEVQDYYDKGMRVPNDVTLLLCDDNWGNIRKLPKLTDPAHAGGYGIYYHFDYVGGPRNYKWLNTNPISKIWEQMHMANQYGANTIWIVNVGDIKPMEFPISFFLDYAWAPSNYPASSLQNYTVAWAAAQFEPAYATDIADMISTYTKYNGRRKPELLDQYTYSLTNYREFETVVNDYNALEKKAEDLFKKLPAGYEDAYFELVLHPIKACANLNQLYLTVAKNKWYSQQGRAATNDMATQAAELFKKDAEISRYYNKVIANGKWNHMMDQTHIGYTYWQQPPVDKMPEVKQIELPELADMGVAIEGSPSWWPMDKTDAVLPAFNSLQNNNSYVEVFNRGKAPFTFKTQAPAYIKIFPESGTVNQQQRLNITINWQMVPAGVKQAQIMITADNGTTVNVQAILNKTELAPASQKTFYQEGGYIAIEAPHYSKAVATPTIKWETLPDNGRTLSAVTAFPVTAQIQKLNAQSPHLEYDINVTNSGEFKLATYVSPSLDFNNTGGLKFAVSVDDETPQIMNLQGQNQQSNWNKTVADNINILTSKHTLLKPGKHTLKYWMVSPGVVLQKLVLDCGGLKPSYLGPPESFYSGK from the coding sequence ATGAGAAATTTATTAAACCGCTTTTACCTGCTTACCGCTTTATTTGTATTGTTTATAGGCAAGGCATCAGCAATTAATAGTGCGCCATATGTTGCCTTTTATCCCGGCAAGGGGTATTTTCCGCTATCGGTTAACGGCAATGCGGCCACCATATACAGCAGCCCCGGCGATTATGCGGGGGTGCAAATTGCACTAAAAAACCTGCAAACCGATATTGCTTCGGTAACCAATATTAAGCCCGGTTTGGTTAGCGGCAATGTTTTGCCCGGCAACCAGGTTGTATTAGTTGGCACTATTGGCAAAAGCGAACTTATTGACGGCCTCATTAAAAACAAAAAACTAGATGTAAACGGCATAAGCGGCAAATGGGAAACCTTTATCATCCAAACCGTACAAAACCCTATGCCGGGCGTTAGCCAGGCTTTGGTTATAGCCGGCAGTGATAAGCGGGGCACCATCTTCGGCATTTACGATTTATCCGGCCAAATAGGTGTTTCGCCCTGGTACTATTGGGCCGATGTACCGGTAAAGCAACATAACGCCTTGTATATTATTCCGGGAAGGTATTCTATGGGTACTCCGGCGGTTAAATACCGCGGCATTTTTATTAACGACGAAGCACCGGCCTTTTCGGGATGGACAAAAGACAAATTTGGCGGCATGAACCACCTGGCTTATCAAAAGGTTTTTGAGCTGATCCTTCGCCTTAAAGGCAATTACCTGTGGCCTGCCATGTGGGGAAACGCGTTTAACGACGACGACAAAATGAACCCTGTAATGGCCGATGAATATGGCGTTGTAATGGGCACATCGCACCACGAACCTATGGACCGCGCCCAACAGGAATGGAAACGTTACGGCAAAGGCGACTGGAACTATGATAACAACGCCGACGTGCTGAAAGATTTTTGGCGAAAAGGCATACAAAATATGGGCGACAAAGAAACCATTGTTACCATTGGTATGCGCGGCGACGGCGATATGGCCATGACGGAAGGCAGCAATGTTGCACTGCTGGAAAAAATAGTTAAAGACCAGCGGCAGATATTGAGCGAAGAAACCAAAAAAGATGCTTCGCAAACACCACAGCTATGGGCATTATACAAGGAAGTACAAGATTATTATGATAAAGGCATGCGCGTACCCAACGATGTAACCTTGCTTTTATGCGATGATAATTGGGGTAACATACGTAAACTACCCAAACTAACCGACCCCGCCCATGCCGGCGGTTACGGTATTTATTACCATTTTGATTACGTTGGCGGTCCGCGAAATTACAAGTGGTTAAATACAAACCCCATATCAAAAATATGGGAACAAATGCACATGGCCAACCAATATGGCGCCAACACCATTTGGATTGTAAATGTGGGCGATATTAAACCAATGGAGTTCCCTATCAGTTTTTTTTTAGATTATGCCTGGGCACCCTCAAATTACCCGGCTAGCAGTCTTCAAAACTACACAGTGGCCTGGGCCGCCGCACAATTTGAACCAGCCTACGCCACCGATATTGCCGATATGATATCAACGTACACCAAATACAATGGCCGCCGCAAACCCGAACTTTTGGACCAGTACACCTACAGCCTTACCAATTACCGCGAGTTTGAAACCGTTGTAAATGATTATAATGCCTTGGAGAAAAAAGCCGAAGACCTTTTTAAGAAACTCCCTGCCGGTTATGAAGATGCTTATTTTGAACTGGTTTTACACCCCATAAAGGCCTGCGCCAACCTAAACCAATTGTACTTAACAGTAGCCAAAAACAAATGGTATAGCCAACAGGGCCGCGCCGCTACTAACGATATGGCAACCCAGGCAGCCGAATTATTTAAAAAAGACGCCGAAATATCGAGATATTACAACAAGGTAATAGCAAATGGTAAATGGAACCACATGATGGACCAAACACACATTGGTTACACCTATTGGCAGCAACCGCCTGTTGACAAAATGCCCGAAGTAAAGCAAATAGAATTACCCGAACTTGCCGATATGGGTGTAGCTATTGAAGGTTCGCCCTCCTGGTGGCCGATGGATAAAACAGATGCTGTTTTGCCCGCTTTTAACTCCTTGCAAAACAACAACAGTTATGTTGAAGTTTTTAACCGCGGCAAAGCACCCTTCACTTTTAAAACACAGGCCCCGGCATACATCAAAATTTTCCCGGAAAGTGGTACAGTAAACCAGCAACAACGCCTTAATATTACCATTAACTGGCAAATGGTGCCTGCCGGAGTAAAACAAGCCCAAATTATGATAACGGCTGATAACGGCACAACTGTTAACGTACAGGCCATACTAAATAAAACGGAACTCGCGCCAGCCAGCCAAAAAACCTTTTACCAGGAGGGCGGCTATATAGCTATTGAGGCGCCCCATTACAGTAAAGCAGTTGCCACGCCAACAATTAAATGGGAAACATTGCCGGATAACGGCCGCACATTATCGGCAGTAACAGCGTTCCCGGTAACGGCGCAGATTCAAAAATTAAATGCCCAAAGTCCGCATTTAGAATACGATATTAATGTAACTAATAGCGGCGAGTTTAAGCTTGCAACTTATGTTTCGCCTTCGCTTGATTTTAACAATACAGGAGGCTTAAAATTTGCCGTTTCTGTTGACGACGAGACGCCCCAAATCATGAATTTACAAGGGCAAAACCAGCAAAGTAACTGGAATAAAACAGTTGCCGATAATATCAATATACTCACATCAAAACACACCCTATTAAAACCGGGCAAACACACCTTAAAATATTGGATGGTAAGCCCTGGCGTTGTATTACAAAAGCTGGTACTTGATTGCGGCGGGCTAAAACCAAGTTACCTGGGCCCTCCCGAAAGTTTTTATAGTGGTAAATAG